In Carya illinoinensis cultivar Pawnee chromosome 7, C.illinoinensisPawnee_v1, whole genome shotgun sequence, the following are encoded in one genomic region:
- the LOC122316536 gene encoding U1 small nuclear ribonucleoprotein C-like, with product MPRYYCDYCDTYLTHDSPSVRKQHNAGYKHKANVRTYYQQFEEQQTQSLIDQRIKEHLGQAAAFQQVGAAYNQHLLGQRPRLPVLPTPLMPQLPGNSPLIPGIRPPVLPRPVPGAPGYGPSPTMAPMMAPPGAPSLPGQLNAIPRPTTTVPGSTPAPASNGAPPMVNLPMYQANPVASTSGGYDILNANAQTSEANH from the exons ATGCCTCG GTATTACTGTGATTACTGTGACACCTACTTGACCCACGATTCT CCATCTGTAAGAAAGCAACACAATGCAGGTTACAAGCATAAG GCAAATGTTAGAACATACTATCAGCAATTTGAGGAACAACAGACCCAAAGCTTGATTGATCAGAGGATTAAGGAACATCTTGGACAAGCTGCCGCATTCCAGCAGGTTGGTGCTGCTTACAATCAACATCTACTGGGTCAGAGGCCCCGGCTTCCTGTTCTACCTACACCTTTAATGCCACAGTTACCTGGAAATTCACCATTAATCCCAGGGATTAGGCCACCTGTTTTGCCCAGACCAGTTCCTGGAGCTCCAG GGTACGGACCTTCTCCAACAATGGCACCTATGATGGCTCCACCTGGTGCTCCTTCCTTACCTGGTCAGCTAAATGCTATTCCAAGGCCAACCACAACAGTTCCTGGAAGCACACCAGCACCTGCTTCCAATGGTGCCCCACCTATGGTCAACCTGCCAATGTATCAGGCCAATCCAGTGGCATCAACAAGTGGAGGCTACGATATTCTCAATGCCAACGCTCAAACTTCTGAGGCTAACCATTAG